The stretch of DNA TAAAACTGGATAAATCAAAATTAAAAGAAGTTCTGGATCCTAAAAACTTCATAGGCTTTGCACCGATTCAAACGGAAGAATTCATTAAGAATGAAGTTCAGCCGATTCTGGACCAAAACAAAGACTTGATAGGACTGGAAGCTGATCTTAAAGTATAAAATAATATGCAGTCTTTTCGGCTGCATATTTTATTTGCACTAAAGAATAATGGATAAGATACTTTTATTTCTTTCATTAATGCCGGTGCTTTTCCTTTCACAGGCGAAAGAAGGTTTAAAGTATTTTAAATCTAAGGATTCTTTGGTAGGAATAAAAAATCAGGATGGGAAAATAATTATTCCCGCACAATTCAGGGTATATTCATTTCTTAAAGATGGTGAGCCGGTAAAAGAAGAGACGATCTATTTTGATGGTTCCAAACCTAATGAAGTCAGTGAGAAAAATGCTTGGGGATATGTGTATGACAGAAAGGGGAATTTTTTATACAGGCCTTTCTTTTATGATAATGGAGCCGATTATTTTGCAGAAGGCGTAAGAAGGTTTGTTAAAGATGGGAAAATAGGTTTTGTCGATAGAAACGGAAAAACAATTATTGAAGCAAAACATGATTTTGTTTCCCCATTCAATTACGGATATGCTGCATTTTGTGATGGCTGTGACTGGGAGAAAACAGATGATGAGCATAAAGCAATCGTTGGCGGAACCTGGGGTATCATAAATTTCAAAGGAGAAATAGTACAACCGCTACAGAAACAATCTGAAAAAGAAGTGGAAATTAATGGAAAATATTATCCATCTCCTTTTCAATACAGTGAAAAAGAAAAGACTATTCTTCAATTTTTTCAAAAGTATAAAAAGCAGCTTTCTGATGTCTATTATGTTAACCATTACAATCGGTTATCTGAAAACGAAAAGAAAGTATTTTTTGAAATTGTTGAACGTCCCAAGGAAAATTTTCCTTACTTTCAGATTGACACCTATGATAACAAAAAAATGAATTCAGGATCATCACGTTTTCATTTCATAGTTTCGGAAGATGGTAACCATGTTTATGCTTCCGATTATGATGTTGAAAAGATGCCTTTTGAGAAGTGGCTGAAGAAGCAGACAAAAGAAGCAGAGAAATTTCAAAAAGAGCATCCTGATAATCCCAATAAATTAAGTAAATAAGTCTAATAATATTTAATATCTGGCATCTAATGTCTAATAACAAAAGAATTTTCGTAGAAAAAAGAGGAATTTTCGATGTAGAAAGTCCAAAAATTTTTGATGAAGTAAAAGCAGTTGCTCCGTCAGTCAAAAATGTGAAAGTATACAATGTATATGATATTTTCAGATTGAATGATGGGGAATTCGAGAAAGTGGTCAATAGCACATTCGTGGATCCGGTTACTGATATTTTACACACAGAAAATCCGGCAGAAACCATTCATTTTGCAATGGAGTTTTTACCCGGACAGTATGATCAGCGTGCTGACTCTGCAGAACAATGTATTGCTTTGCTGACTGAAAATGAAAAGTCTAAAGTGAGAAGTGGAAAGCTGATTGAGTTTGAAGGTGTCTCTGAAGCTGATTTGGCTAAAATCAAAGACCTTCTGATCAATAAAGTAGAGTCTCAGGAGAAAGACTTGTCTGTATTAGATATCCCAGCAGATGAAGTTCCTTCGAAAGTTTTAATCCACGAAAATTTCATCAGTTTTAATGATGCTGAACTGGAAGATTTTTACAATCAGCATGGGTTTGCATTAGGTCTTGATGATTTAAAATTCATTCAGGAATATTTTAAAACCGAGCAGAGAAATCCAACGGAAACCGAGCTGAAAGTTTTAGATACATACTGGAGTGACCATTGTCGTCACACGACTTTTGAAACAGAATTATCAGATATTCAGTTTGAAGGAGATTTCAAACACACATTAGAAACCATTTTCAACGATTACATTGAAAAAAGAAAATTCTTAGGCCGTGAATTGAAGCCGATCTCTCTTATGGATCTGGCAACCGTTTGTGGCAGATATTTCCATAAAACAGGGAATCTGGAAAATTTAGTAGTTTCTGACGAGATCAATGCATGTACCATCCAGATCGAAGCTGAATACGACGGCAAGAAAGAACCGTGGTATTTGTTATTTAAAAATGAAACCCACAATCACCCGACAGAAATTGAACCATTCGGTGGTGCGTCAACATGTCTGGGAGGAGCAATCAGAGATCCGTTATCAGGAAGATCTTTTGTATTCCAGGCGATGAGGTTAACGGGTGCAGCAGATGTACTTGAGCCGGTAGATCAGACTTTACCAGGTAAATTACCTCAGAAAACGATTACAAAACAAGCCGCAAACGGATATTCTTCTTATGGAAACCAGATTGGTTTAGCTACTACTATGGTTTCTGAAATATATGACGAAGGATACAAGGCAAAAAGAATGGAAGTTGGTTTTGTGACTGGTGCCGTACCGGTAGATTGGGTAAGACGTGAAAAGCCTGCTAACGGCGATTCTGTTATTATCTTAGGTGGATCAACGGGAAGAGATGGTGTAGGAGGTGCAAGCGGAAGTTCTAAGGTACAGGATGAAAATAGTATCCATACCATGTCTACTGAAGTTCAGAAAGGAAATGCTGTTGAAGAACGTAAGATTCAGAGATTATTTAGAAAACCGGAAGTAACAAAACTGATTAAAAAATCAAATGACTTTGGTGCCGGAGGTGTTTCTGTAGCAATCGGAGAAATTGCAGATTCCTTAGAAATCAATTTAGACGTATTACCTTTAAAATACGAAGGACTTAACGGAACAGAGCTTGCTATTTCTGAATCTCAGGAAAGAATGGCGGTTGTTGTTGATCCAAAAGATAAAGAACAATTCATTAAGTATTGTGAAGCTGAAAATATTGTTGCTGTAGAAGTGGCAAAGGTTACAGATTCAGGAAGAATGCAGATGTTCTGGAAAGGAGATAAGATTGTTGATCTTTCAAGAGCATTTTTGGACACCAATGGATGTGCAAAAAGCCAGGAAGTGAAAATCACTCACCTTAAAGAAGTAAAACTTGATCATAAACCTTTCTCTGAAGAAGAATTATTAAAAGTTTTAGCAGATAAAAATGTAGCTTCTCAAAAAGGATTGTTAGAAATGTTTGATGCCTCGATTGGTGCAACAACAGTTGCAATGCCGGTTGGAGGTAAATATCAGCAGACTTTAATGGAAGGAAGTGCACAGACACTACCTATCCTGGGAGCTAAGAATATAGAAACAGTTTCTTTTGCAAGCTGGGGATTTGATGCTGAAATCTCGAAACAAAACTCATTACTGGGAGCATCTTATGCAGTAGTAGAAAGTGTTGCTAAGATCGTTGCTATGGGTGGCGATTACAAAAATATAAGATTAAGTTTCCAGGAATACTTTGAGAAATTAGGACAAAATCCTGAAAAATGGGGTAAGCCTTTAGCCTCCCTTTTAGGAGCTTATGATGCTCAAATTAATCTTGGATTAGCAGCAATTGGTGGTAAAGATTCAATGAGTGGGACGTATCAGGATCTGAATGTACCCCCAACATTGATCTCTTTTGCATGTGCTGATGGACAAAAGAAAAATGTGATCTCTCCAGAATTTAAAGCAGTAGGAAATAAATTGTATTTCTATAACCACATTTCCCAGGAAAGTGGTCTTCCGGATTACAACAGTTTAAAAACGGTTTATGATTTTATTTTTGAAAATATTAAATCGGGTAAAATTGTTTCTGTAAAAACGGTTAAAGACGGAGGTGTTGCTGTAGCTTTAGCAAAAATGAGTTTTGGAAACAGACTCGGAGCTGAGATCAATGTTAAGGAAAATACTTTATTAGCTAAGAATATCGGTAGTCTGATCATTGAGGCAAAAGAAGAATTAAGCTCAACAGTTCTTCAGCTAATTGGAGAAGTAAAAGATTCAGGGATGTTGAAAATAAATAACCTTGAATCTCCAATCTCGAACCTCGAATCTGCTTATACCAAAACCTTCGAAAATCTTTTTCCAACTGTTGAAAAGGAAAAGATTACTGTTGAATTAGATGAAAAATTAAATTCAACAACTCCAAGAAATATTATCATTAAAAAACATGGAATCGCTCAGCCAAGAGTTTTTGCTCCTTTGTTCCCAGGGACGAACTGTGAGTATGAAACACTGAATGCATTCCAGAAAGAAGGAGCTGTGGTAAACAGCTTACCTTTGATAAATATCAATCACCAATTGCTTGATGAAAGCATCGATGCATGGGTGGAAGAGATTAAGAAGTCTCAGATCTTAGCATTCTCAGGAGGATTCTCAGCAGGAGATGAGCCGGATGGCTCTGCTAAATTCATTGTGAATGTTCTGAAAAACGAAAAAATGAAACAGGCTGTTCATGATCTATTGGACAGAGATGGAATGATCATTGGAATTTGTAATGGTTTCCAGGCATTGATCAAATCAGGTCTATTGCCTTACGGACAAATTAAAGATCTTGATGAAAACTCTCCAACACTTGCTCACAACGCAATCAGAAGACACATTTCTCAAATGGTTACCGTAAAAGTAGTGAATGACGAAAGTCCATGGTTAAAGGGAATGAAAGGCCAAACCTTTACCATTCCTATTTCTCACGGTGAAGGTCGCTTTATGGCTTCTGAAGCAGAGATTGAAAAGCTTTATAAAAATGGACAGATTGCTACCCAATACATAGATTTTGAAGGAAATATTGCCCACGGGATGCCGTTCAATCCTAACAATTCATTATTCGGAATTGAAGGGGTGACCAGCCCATGTGGTAAGATTTTTGGTAGAATGGGACACCCTGAACGTTTTGCTGAAGGTCTCATGAAAAATATTCCAACAGCGAATTACCATAATATCTTTAAAAATGGAGTCGAATACTTCAAATAAAATTGATAAGAAAATGATCGTCATTAATGGCGATCATTTTTCTGATCTGCCAGGATTTTATGAAGAAGCATCTAAGGTCTTCATGAAAGATGTGGATTGGAAAGTAGGAACATTAGATGGTTTTAATGATATCCTTTATGGAGGTTTTGGTGTTTTTGAAAGTAATGATGAGATTGAATTCACCTGGAAAGAATCTGAAAAGTCAAGACATGATTTAGGATTAGAAACAACCCGCGAATTTTACCAAAGAAAAATCAAACAAGGAAAACCTTTTAATGTTGAACTGATTCAGCAAAATCTGGATGAGCTTATTGCCGGAGAAGGACAAACATTATTCGATATCCTAATAGAAATTATTGAATCACACGAAAATATTAATCTTATTTTAGATTAAGCTAAAATGATAATGAAGAAAATGATCTATGGACTGTTCTTTGGGGACAGCATCACTTATGGAGAATACGATGGTGTATTTGGGGGCTGGGTCGATATTTTAAAAAGATATGCGTTACAGAAATTTCACGAAGGAAGTAATGAAGTCATTGTCTATAATTTAGGAATTGGTGGCGAGACTACCGATGGTCTGATAAAAAGAATTCCACATGAATTAAACGCCCGAAACTCAGCAGAAGGAAACTTTGTTTTTATGGCATACGGAGCTAATGATCTTGCGATAAAAAATGGAAGTCGAATGGTAACTCCTGAAGAGTTTAAGGCTAATATTCAAGCAGCAATTCAGCAGGCAAAACAATTTACGGATGATATTTATCTGGTAAGTATTCTGCCATTTTCTAAAAATGTAGATGGAGTTCAGGTAGCTTCCGGAAAGCTTAGAACCAATGATGAGGTTTTGGTCTATAATAAAATTCTCCAGGATATTGCGGAAGAAGACTCATTCACCTATATCGATTTCTATACTGCATTTTTAGAAGATAAAGAAATTTTGCTGTCTCAGGATGGCGTTCATCCCAACGAAAAAGGCTATGGGATGATGGCCGAATTAGCGATTCCAATCATTGAAAAATACTTATAAATGCCTTATTTATTTTCATACGGAACCTTACAGAAAGAAGAGGTTCAAATCGAAACATTTGGAAGAGTACTTTCAGGTGAAAGAGATATTCTTACAGAATACAATCTTAAAATGCTTGAAATTACTGATCCAGAAGTATTAAGAAAAAGCAACCAGAAATACCATCCGATTTTGGAATATTCAGGAAATAGTGAAGATGAGGTAGAGGGGATTCTTTTTGAAGTGACAGAAGAGGAAATTCTTAAGGCCGACGAATATGAAGTGGATGATTATAAAAGAATTGAAACGATCTTTAAATCTGGAAAGAAGGGATTTATTTACGCAGGTAAATAGAGTTTTAAACACAAATAGCACGAATTATTCTTCACGAATAACACAAAAAAGGTGTGGGAATTTTGTAAATAGAACAACTCTTGTCATTAAGAGCGAAACGAAGTGAAGCGTGGAATCTCTAATGCCTACAATAAACAGGCTTTTTATTCTTATAGATTCTTCACTACACTTCGTTTCGTTCTGAATGACAGATAATCACAGTACTAAAAAAATCTGACTGATCTACACAATCTGCGAGAGATTTAAATTCATAAATTTTAATAGCTGGATGATATCTGGTTGGAAATATATTTTCAACAAACCAAAATTCAACCTCACAGTTATAGGCACAAGAGACGAAATTGTAATATGGATTAGCTTCTAAAATAACAGACCTTTTCTATTGTAAGAAAAAGCCTGTTGTTAAATATATTAAAACTGTATTTATAATCCGGCCGGAGCAGACGCAGCAGAACCTGTAGAAGAACCATTTAGGTTATAGGTTTGAGTAGATAATCCATTAATTAAAGAATTATTAATAATCAATACATTAATAGTCCAGTTTCCATTTACTCCAGGTGGCGGATTACCTCCATCATAGTCTGCAGTAAGTCGCCATGTTCCGTTTTGTATGAAAGCGCTATAATTTAATGGATTGTAGGTCGATCCGGCAGGTGTACCTTCAGCACCTACCCTTAATCCTTTTGCATTAGGTGAACCGCCGAAGGAAAGTCCTGTAACAATAACCGTATAGTCTGTCGCCGATATCTTTGTGTCAAAATTGTTTACCCAGTCACCATTCACGTTATTCAGTTGATAAGTAGCTGTGCTAAAAGATTTTGTATTTGAACCTACTCTTACTGCCATTATTTCTCCTGTTGTTTCGTTTCGGACTAAAGTTGCTACTCCATCATTTGGTGCGGTTGCTACAGTGTTGACGTAAAGCTTTGAAGGAGAGGAAGAATTGGGAGCTTTAGTAGGAATCATTCCTATCCCTACATTTCCGCCGTTAGAATTAATGGCAACGGGAAGGCCTCTATTACTATTTTTATCTAAAGACTGGATATAGGCTCCATAAGGTGCACTAGAAATAGTTCCTATGTCTAAAGCGTGTTCAGTATTTCCGTCAATTCTTAACGTTGCTTTTCCATTATCTTGAGAAGTTCCAGTACGATCATAATTCACTCCTTTTATATCAAGAGTGGCTTTTGGACTGGTCGTATTAATTCCTACTTGAGCGTAAAATGCAAATGGCAGCATGGCCATTGCAAACAATAGATTCTTTTTCATTTCCTTAATTTTATTTTTATTATCAAAATGCATACCAAGTAAATACTTTGCACCGCTTGTTAAATAAAAGGACGCCTTTAGATAAAGGGGTTTTCATGAAATATTAAAATAAACATAAAATCTCTGAACAAGAAAAAGTTTCATTATATCCCGAAGTTTATTTTAGTAATTACCGGTCTATCAATTGTAAAGTAACTATGATTTCTCATCAGGAATGGAGGTTTGAAATCACTTCTAAACTAGGACGGATGTGATTTATTTACGCAGGTAAATAGAGTTTTAAACACAAATAGCACGAATTATTCTTCACGAATAACACAAAAAAGGTGTGGGAATTTTGTAAATAGAACAACTCTTGTCATTAAGAGCGAAACGAAGTGAAGCGTGGAATCTCTAATGCCTACAATAAACAGGCTTTTTATTCTTATAGATTCTTCACTACACTTCGTTTCGTTCTGAATGACAGATAATCACAGTACTAAAAAAATCTGACTGATCTGCACAATCTGCGAGAGATCTAAATTCATAAATTTTAATAGCGGATGATATCTGGTTGAAAATACATTTTCAACAAACCAAAATTCAACCCACAATCACAGAGACAAGAAGCAAAAGGTAATACGAATCAGCTTCTAGCAATAACAGGCCTTTTCTATTGCAAGAAAAAACCTGTTGTTAAATATATTAAAACTGTATTTATAATCCTGCTGGAGCAGATGTAGCAGATCCATTTATATTACCATTTAAGTTATAGGTTTGGGTAGGTAAAGTATTAATTAGAGTATTATTAATTACTAATACATTAATAGTCCAGTTTCCATTAATTCTGGCAGCAGTACCCCCTCCATCATAATCAGCATATAACCTCCAGGTTCCACCTTCTATAAAAGCTCTGAAATTTAAGGGATTATAAGTGCTTCCAGATACACCTGATTTTAAGCCTTTTGCTTGTTCTGAACCCCCAAAAATAAGTCCAGTAATAATAACCGTATAGTTGGTTGAAGATATTTTTGTGTCGAAATTATTTACCCAGTCATCACTTACATTGTTAAGTTGGTAGGTAAGAGTGCTAAAAGACCTTGTATTATTACCAGCACGTACTGCCATTATTTCTCCTGTTGTTTCGTTTCGGACTAAAGTTGCTACTCCATCATTTGGTGCGGTTGCTACAGTGTTGACGTAAAGCTTTGAAGGAGAGGAAGAATTGGGAGCTTTAGTAGGAATCATTCCTATCCCTACATTTCCGCCGTTAGAATTGATAGCAACAGGAAGGCCTCTATTACTATTTTTGCCTAAAGACTGGATATAGGCTCCATAAGGTGCACTAGAAATAGTTCCCATGTCTAATGCATGCTCAGTGTTTCCGTCAATTCTTAACGTGGCTTTTCCATTATCTTGAGAAGTTCCGGTCCGGTCATAATTCACTCCTTTTATATCAAGAGTTGCTTTTGGGCTGGTTGTATTAATTCCCACTTGAGCATAAAATGCAAATGGCAGTATGGCCATTGCAAACAATAGATTCTTTTTCATTTCCTTAATTTTATTTTTATTATCAAAATGCATACCAAGTAAATACTTTGCACCGCTTGTTAAATAAAAGGACGCCTTTAGATAAAGGGGTTTTCATGAAATATTAAAATAAACATAAAATCTCTGAACAAGAAAAAGTTTCATTATATCCCGAAGTTTATTTTAGTAATTACCGGTCTATCAATTGTAAAGTAACTATGATTTCTCATCAGGAATGGAGGTTTGAAATCACTTCTAAACTAGGACGGATGTGATTTATTTACGTAGATAAATAGGTTTTAAACACAAATAGCACGAATTATTCTTCACGAATAACACAAAAGATAAGTGTAGGAAATTTTATTTTTTATTTCTCACAGATCTGGCTGATTCAGCAGATATTTTAGCACCTCGATTAATCTGCTCTATCTGCATAATCTGCGAGAAATTGAAATGAGTCTGCTATAAGCTCACGATTACAATCTAGCTGAAAATATACTTCCAGTAAACCAAAACCCCAACAATAGCAGAAACAATACTCATGAGGATAACGGCTCCCGCAGAAACATCCTTAATAAATCCAATTCTCTTGTCAAATTCAGGTTGAATGATATCACAGGTCTTTTCAATAGCGGTATTGAGAATTTCAGTGCTTAAAACCCCAAAACAAGCTAGAAGGATTAAAGCGGTATCTATTCCTGAGAGCTGTAAATAGAAGATGAGAAAAAGATTGATCAGAAAGGCCAGACATTCGATCTGAAAATTTCTTTCTGTTTTTACCATTAAAAAAACACCTCGAAAAGCATTCTGGAAACTTCTGTGAATAGGTGGTTTACGCATGATAGGAAAGATTATGTACAAATATAATTAATTGCTTAAAGAAAATGCCTATCTTTAGTCCTTTATGATATCTTTATTATCTAAAAAGCGGGCAGGAGGTAGTTGTAAAAATCTTTTGATTGTTGTTAATAACTCTCAGGATTATTTTTTTTAATCTATTTTCTATTTATTATATTTGTAAAAATTTATTTTTAAATCTATGAAATTTATTATTTCAAGTGGTGAACTGCAGAAGGCTTTGCAAACTGTAAGTGGCGTAATATCAAGCTCTCAATCGAGACCGATTTTAGAAAACTATCTTTTTGAGTTAAACGAAACTCAAGTTACCATTACAGCATCTGATGGCGAAACAACGCTTGTAACTTCTTTAGAAGTAAAATCTGATGATTCGGGTAAATTTGCTGTTCCTGCTAAAATTTTTCAAGATTTTATCAAGACTTATGGCGAACAACCTCTGACGTTATCAGTAAAAGATAATGCAGAAGGTACCGGAAGTCAGCTGGAGATTTTAGATGAGAAAGATAATTTTGCAGTAGCATTAGATAATGCGGATGATTATCCTGAATTACCGGAATTTGACGCTTCACAAAGTGTAACGATGTCTGCCGGGGTTTTATCTGAGGCTCTTACCAATACTCTTTTTGCAACAAGTAATGATTCACTACGTCCTGTAATGACAGGAGTATTATTCCAGTTTGGAGAAAACGAAACGAACTTTGTTTCTACGGATTCTCACAGATTGGTGGTGTATAAAAGACTGGACCTGATGAATGCTGAACCTATGGAATTCATCATGCCTAAAAAACCATTGAATATTTTCAAAAATATTTTGGCAAGTTCAAATGAAGATGTTACCATCGATTTCAATGAGAACATGGCTAAATTTACTTTTGGTAAACATATCTGGATCTGTAGACTGATCGATGGAAAATATCCTAACTATACAGCGGTAATTCCAAAAGAAAACCCGAATGTATTAACGATCAATAGAAACCTTTTATTAGGAGCTATTAAGAGAGCTTCTATCATGTCTAATAAATCGACTAATCAGGTTAGATTTAAATTATCTGCAAACATTCTTCATCTTCATGCTGAAGATACGGAATATGCTAACAAAGCAGACATGCAGATTCCTTGTGACTATAATGGAGAAGATATCAATATCGGATTTAGTTCTAAATTCTTAACGGAAATGCTAACGATTTTGAGTTCTGATGATATCACTATGAAAATGTCTCAGCCGAACAGACCGGGAATTATTGAACCTCTGGATGGTCTTGAAGAAAACGAAAATAT from Chryseobacterium piperi encodes:
- a CDS encoding WG repeat-containing protein — its product is MDKILLFLSLMPVLFLSQAKEGLKYFKSKDSLVGIKNQDGKIIIPAQFRVYSFLKDGEPVKEETIYFDGSKPNEVSEKNAWGYVYDRKGNFLYRPFFYDNGADYFAEGVRRFVKDGKIGFVDRNGKTIIEAKHDFVSPFNYGYAAFCDGCDWEKTDDEHKAIVGGTWGIINFKGEIVQPLQKQSEKEVEINGKYYPSPFQYSEKEKTILQFFQKYKKQLSDVYYVNHYNRLSENEKKVFFEIVERPKENFPYFQIDTYDNKKMNSGSSRFHFIVSEDGNHVYASDYDVEKMPFEKWLKKQTKEAEKFQKEHPDNPNKLSK
- a CDS encoding phosphoribosylformylglycinamidine synthase, whose product is MSNNKRIFVEKRGIFDVESPKIFDEVKAVAPSVKNVKVYNVYDIFRLNDGEFEKVVNSTFVDPVTDILHTENPAETIHFAMEFLPGQYDQRADSAEQCIALLTENEKSKVRSGKLIEFEGVSEADLAKIKDLLINKVESQEKDLSVLDIPADEVPSKVLIHENFISFNDAELEDFYNQHGFALGLDDLKFIQEYFKTEQRNPTETELKVLDTYWSDHCRHTTFETELSDIQFEGDFKHTLETIFNDYIEKRKFLGRELKPISLMDLATVCGRYFHKTGNLENLVVSDEINACTIQIEAEYDGKKEPWYLLFKNETHNHPTEIEPFGGASTCLGGAIRDPLSGRSFVFQAMRLTGAADVLEPVDQTLPGKLPQKTITKQAANGYSSYGNQIGLATTMVSEIYDEGYKAKRMEVGFVTGAVPVDWVRREKPANGDSVIILGGSTGRDGVGGASGSSKVQDENSIHTMSTEVQKGNAVEERKIQRLFRKPEVTKLIKKSNDFGAGGVSVAIGEIADSLEINLDVLPLKYEGLNGTELAISESQERMAVVVDPKDKEQFIKYCEAENIVAVEVAKVTDSGRMQMFWKGDKIVDLSRAFLDTNGCAKSQEVKITHLKEVKLDHKPFSEEELLKVLADKNVASQKGLLEMFDASIGATTVAMPVGGKYQQTLMEGSAQTLPILGAKNIETVSFASWGFDAEISKQNSLLGASYAVVESVAKIVAMGGDYKNIRLSFQEYFEKLGQNPEKWGKPLASLLGAYDAQINLGLAAIGGKDSMSGTYQDLNVPPTLISFACADGQKKNVISPEFKAVGNKLYFYNHISQESGLPDYNSLKTVYDFIFENIKSGKIVSVKTVKDGGVAVALAKMSFGNRLGAEINVKENTLLAKNIGSLIIEAKEELSSTVLQLIGEVKDSGMLKINNLESPISNLESAYTKTFENLFPTVEKEKITVELDEKLNSTTPRNIIIKKHGIAQPRVFAPLFPGTNCEYETLNAFQKEGAVVNSLPLININHQLLDESIDAWVEEIKKSQILAFSGGFSAGDEPDGSAKFIVNVLKNEKMKQAVHDLLDRDGMIIGICNGFQALIKSGLLPYGQIKDLDENSPTLAHNAIRRHISQMVTVKVVNDESPWLKGMKGQTFTIPISHGEGRFMASEAEIEKLYKNGQIATQYIDFEGNIAHGMPFNPNNSLFGIEGVTSPCGKIFGRMGHPERFAEGLMKNIPTANYHNIFKNGVEYFK
- a CDS encoding ribonuclease inhibitor codes for the protein MESNTSNKIDKKMIVINGDHFSDLPGFYEEASKVFMKDVDWKVGTLDGFNDILYGGFGVFESNDEIEFTWKESEKSRHDLGLETTREFYQRKIKQGKPFNVELIQQNLDELIAGEGQTLFDILIEIIESHENINLILD
- a CDS encoding SGNH/GDSL hydrolase family protein, which codes for MKKMIYGLFFGDSITYGEYDGVFGGWVDILKRYALQKFHEGSNEVIVYNLGIGGETTDGLIKRIPHELNARNSAEGNFVFMAYGANDLAIKNGSRMVTPEEFKANIQAAIQQAKQFTDDIYLVSILPFSKNVDGVQVASGKLRTNDEVLVYNKILQDIAEEDSFTYIDFYTAFLEDKEILLSQDGVHPNEKGYGMMAELAIPIIEKYL
- a CDS encoding gamma-glutamylcyclotransferase family protein, encoding MPYLFSYGTLQKEEVQIETFGRVLSGERDILTEYNLKMLEITDPEVLRKSNQKYHPILEYSGNSEDEVEGILFEVTEEEILKADEYEVDDYKRIETIFKSGKKGFIYAGK
- a CDS encoding diacylglycerol kinase family protein translates to MRKPPIHRSFQNAFRGVFLMVKTERNFQIECLAFLINLFLIFYLQLSGIDTALILLACFGVLSTEILNTAIEKTCDIIQPEFDKRIGFIKDVSAGAVILMSIVSAIVGVLVYWKYIFS
- the dnaN gene encoding DNA polymerase III subunit beta yields the protein MKFIISSGELQKALQTVSGVISSSQSRPILENYLFELNETQVTITASDGETTLVTSLEVKSDDSGKFAVPAKIFQDFIKTYGEQPLTLSVKDNAEGTGSQLEILDEKDNFAVALDNADDYPELPEFDASQSVTMSAGVLSEALTNTLFATSNDSLRPVMTGVLFQFGENETNFVSTDSHRLVVYKRLDLMNAEPMEFIMPKKPLNIFKNILASSNEDVTIDFNENMAKFTFGKHIWICRLIDGKYPNYTAVIPKENPNVLTINRNLLLGAIKRASIMSNKSTNQVRFKLSANILHLHAEDTEYANKADMQIPCDYNGEDINIGFSSKFLTEMLTILSSDDITMKMSQPNRPGIIEPLDGLEENENILMLSMPVIGL